From the genome of Deinococcus sp. AJ005, one region includes:
- the queA gene encoding tRNA preQ1(34) S-adenosylmethionine ribosyltransferase-isomerase QueA, translated as MPDLNPHDADAVLARLNFTLPPERIAQTGAEPRDSSRLMVVGQNEISHRVFSDLPSLLRPGDLLVSNQSRVIPARVMARKPVTPEGHGGGAVEVMLLREEENNVWSAYLKPAKRAGKELWLGEHRAEVVGILEDGARLLHFEHDLKPHLDEIGRLPLPPYIDAGDDDEMWRERYQTVYARDPGSVAAPTAGLHFTPELLARLDGMGVERCAVTLHVGAGTFRPIQGSVADHTMHAERYSVSEVTAQAINRARAESRRTVAVGTTTVRTLESAWDGQMVQAGEGDTRIFITPGTPVHVPDLLITNLHLPGSTLLLLVSAFAGEDRIRAAYDAALAGDYRFYSLGDAMLLENQREAKA; from the coding sequence ATGCCCGATCTAAATCCCCATGACGCGGACGCTGTTCTCGCCCGCCTGAACTTCACGCTACCTCCGGAGCGCATCGCCCAGACCGGGGCCGAACCGCGCGACTCCTCCCGCCTGATGGTGGTGGGCCAGAACGAGATTTCGCACCGCGTCTTCAGCGATCTGCCCTCGCTGCTTCGCCCCGGCGACTTGCTGGTGTCCAACCAGAGCCGCGTGATTCCTGCCCGTGTGATGGCGCGCAAGCCCGTGACCCCCGAAGGCCACGGTGGCGGAGCAGTGGAAGTGATGCTGCTGCGCGAGGAAGAGAACAATGTCTGGAGCGCATACCTCAAACCTGCAAAACGGGCTGGGAAAGAGTTGTGGCTGGGGGAGCATCGAGCCGAAGTCGTCGGCATTCTGGAAGACGGCGCACGCCTTTTGCATTTCGAGCATGACCTCAAGCCCCACCTGGACGAGATCGGACGGCTGCCCCTACCGCCGTACATCGATGCTGGAGATGACGACGAGATGTGGCGTGAGCGGTATCAGACGGTGTATGCCCGCGATCCCGGCAGCGTGGCCGCCCCCACCGCCGGGCTGCACTTCACGCCGGAGTTGCTGGCCCGACTGGACGGTATGGGCGTGGAACGCTGCGCCGTGACGCTGCATGTCGGCGCGGGCACCTTCCGGCCCATCCAGGGATCGGTCGCGGACCACACCATGCACGCCGAGCGGTACTCGGTAAGCGAGGTCACCGCGCAGGCCATCAACCGTGCCAGGGCCGAGAGCCGCCGCACCGTCGCTGTCGGCACCACCACCGTTCGCACGCTGGAAAGCGCCTGGGACGGGCAAATGGTACAGGCGGGCGAGGGCGATACGCGAATTTTCATCACGCCCGGCACCCCCGTTCACGTTCCAGACCTGCTGATCACCAACCTCCACCTGCCAGGCAGCACTCTGCTGCTGCTGGTCTCCGCCTTTGCTGGAGAGGATCGCATCCGGGCCGCCTACGACGCGGCGCTGGCGGGGGATTACCGCTTTTACTCGCTGGGTGACGCGATGCTGCTGGAAAATCAACGGGAGGCTAAAGCCTAA
- the apaG gene encoding Co2+/Mg2+ efflux protein ApaG has product MSRPPPDSERSDPPSPDTGADTAPDIRVSVQVSHLAAHSTPERRVFSYVIRIENHHDQTWQLLARYWDIVDALGHEINVDGDGVVGEQPVIAPGGTFVYDSFVTVEATPGVMRGYYAMQDAWGARVRVPIPAFMLDVPGQRTLN; this is encoded by the coding sequence ATGAGCCGTCCTCCCCCCGATTCAGAACGTTCAGACCCTCCCAGTCCAGACACTGGGGCCGACACTGCGCCGGACATCCGCGTCAGCGTGCAGGTCAGCCATCTGGCCGCGCACAGTACGCCGGAGCGCAGGGTTTTTTCCTACGTGATCCGTATCGAGAACCACCACGATCAGACCTGGCAACTGCTGGCCCGGTACTGGGACATCGTGGACGCCCTGGGCCACGAGATCAATGTGGACGGTGACGGCGTGGTGGGCGAGCAGCCCGTGATCGCGCCGGGCGGCACCTTCGTCTACGATTCCTTCGTAACGGTGGAGGCTACGCCGGGTGTGATGCGCGGCTATTACGCCATGCAGGACGCCTGGGGCGCGAGGGTGCGGGTGCCGATTCCGGCGTTCATGCTGGACGTGCCGGGGCAACGGACGCTGAATTAG
- a CDS encoding NYN domain-containing protein yields MQYVVHRPRVGVFIDTQNLYHSARDLLERTVNFETLLNVAVDGRELLHAISYTVERENEATARPFIYKLSTLGFKVRRMNLHLHHVTDGGKPIYEGNWDMGIVADMVRLMDHLDVVVLGSGDGDFTDMVEVLQERGKRVEVIAFREHTAQRLIDAADRFMHLPDIEDALMPARQRNNAKADEPKPEETVQ; encoded by the coding sequence ATGCAATACGTTGTTCACCGCCCCCGAGTGGGCGTGTTTATCGATACCCAGAACCTCTACCACTCTGCGCGTGACCTGCTGGAGCGCACCGTCAACTTCGAGACGCTGCTGAACGTGGCCGTGGATGGCCGCGAGTTGCTACACGCCATTTCTTACACCGTGGAGCGCGAGAATGAGGCCACCGCCCGGCCCTTCATCTACAAGCTGTCCACGCTGGGCTTCAAGGTGCGGCGCATGAACCTGCACCTGCACCACGTCACCGATGGCGGTAAGCCCATCTACGAGGGCAACTGGGACATGGGCATCGTGGCCGACATGGTGCGACTGATGGACCATCTGGACGTGGTAGTGCTGGGCAGCGGTGACGGCGATTTCACCGACATGGTGGAGGTCTTGCAGGAACGCGGCAAGCGCGTGGAGGTCATCGCCTTCCGCGAACACACCGCCCAGCGCTTGATCGACGCCGCAGACCGTTTCATGCACCTGCCCGACATCGAGGACGCGTTGATGCCCGCCCGCCAGCGCAACAACGCCAAGGCCGACGAGCCGAAACCCGAAGAAACCGTCCAGTAA
- a CDS encoding M42 family metallopeptidase has translation MTSNSELGINKDFLFALLSEAAPSGLERRAADVWKAEASAFARVSEDHYGNVYAELGPQDAPAIALMGHLDEIGLIVSHVGDEGFLSVLPIGGWDPQVLVGQRIRLLAPGGDLLGVIGKKAIHVMESEERSKASKLEDLWIDVGLSKEDAQEQIPVGTYGVIEQGPIMVGNKIVSRALDNRVGAFVVLEALKALKDTDLKHRVVAVGTSQEEIGLFGAQMGGHKIDPIAGIAVDVTHETKQNGVSEKKYGVIHFGSGANLGVGPTSSPVVVRQLQEAARKNGIPFTLGANTSRTGTDADALTRVRSGVPTAVVSIPNRYMHSPSEMVDAHDVKACIDIIAAWVKDLEEGPDFTRI, from the coding sequence GTGACTTCTAACTCAGAACTGGGCATCAACAAGGACTTCCTTTTCGCGCTGCTTTCCGAAGCCGCACCCAGCGGTCTGGAACGCCGCGCCGCCGACGTCTGGAAAGCCGAGGCCAGCGCCTTCGCCCGCGTCTCCGAGGACCATTACGGCAACGTGTATGCCGAACTGGGGCCACAGGACGCGCCCGCGATTGCCTTGATGGGCCACTTGGACGAGATCGGCCTGATCGTCTCGCATGTGGGCGACGAGGGCTTTCTCAGCGTGCTGCCCATCGGCGGCTGGGACCCGCAGGTGCTGGTAGGCCAGCGCATCCGTCTGCTGGCACCGGGCGGCGACCTGCTGGGCGTGATCGGCAAGAAAGCCATCCACGTCATGGAATCCGAGGAGCGCAGCAAGGCCAGCAAACTCGAGGACCTGTGGATCGACGTGGGCCTGAGCAAGGAGGACGCACAGGAGCAGATTCCGGTAGGCACCTACGGCGTGATCGAGCAGGGACCGATCATGGTGGGAAACAAGATCGTCAGCCGGGCGCTGGACAACCGCGTGGGCGCGTTTGTGGTGCTGGAAGCCCTCAAGGCGCTGAAGGACACGGACCTCAAGCACCGCGTCGTGGCCGTGGGGACCAGCCAGGAAGAAATCGGATTGTTCGGCGCACAGATGGGCGGCCATAAAATTGATCCCATCGCTGGAATCGCCGTGGACGTGACGCACGAAACCAAGCAGAACGGCGTCAGCGAGAAGAAATACGGCGTGATTCACTTCGGCAGCGGTGCGAATCTGGGCGTGGGGCCAACCAGCAGCCCGGTGGTGGTCCGCCAGCTTCAGGAGGCCGCCCGCAAGAACGGCATTCCCTTCACCCTGGGGGCCAACACCTCGCGCACCGGCACCGACGCCGACGCGCTGACGCGGGTGCGTTCAGGCGTGCCCACCGCCGTGGTCAGCATTCCCAACCGCTACATGCACAGCCCCAGCGAAATGGTGGACGCCCACGACGTCAAAGCCTGCATCGACATTATCGCCGCCTGGGTAAAGGATCTGGAGGAAGGGCCAGACTTTACGCGGATCTGA